Proteins encoded in a region of the Mycolicibacterium chitae genome:
- the ctaE gene encoding aa3-type cytochrome oxidase subunit III, giving the protein MTSAVGTSGTAITSRVHSLNRPNMVSVGTIVWLSSELMFFAGLFAMYFVARAQAGGEWPPPPTELNLALAVPVTLVLIASSFTCQMGVFAAERGDVFGLRRWYFITLLMGTFFVLGQGYEYIHLVQHGTTIPGSAYGSVFYLTTGFHGLHVIGGLVAFVLLLVRTTMSKFTPAQATAAIVVSYYWHFVDIVWIALFATIYFVR; this is encoded by the coding sequence GTGACGAGTGCTGTGGGTACCTCTGGGACTGCAATCACGTCGCGCGTGCATTCGCTGAACAGGCCAAACATGGTCAGTGTCGGCACCATCGTGTGGCTTTCCAGTGAGCTGATGTTCTTCGCTGGACTGTTCGCGATGTACTTCGTCGCGCGCGCACAGGCCGGCGGCGAGTGGCCGCCGCCCCCAACCGAGCTGAACCTCGCGTTGGCCGTACCGGTGACGTTGGTGCTGATCGCATCGTCGTTCACCTGTCAGATGGGCGTGTTCGCCGCCGAGCGCGGCGACGTCTTCGGGCTGCGCCGGTGGTACTTCATCACCCTGCTGATGGGCACGTTCTTCGTCCTCGGGCAGGGCTACGAGTACATCCACCTGGTGCAGCACGGGACGACGATCCCCGGTAGCGCATACGGCTCGGTCTTCTACCTCACCACCGGCTTCCACGGCCTGCACGTCATCGGCGGTCTGGTCGCCTTCGTGCTGCTGCTCGTGCGCACCACGATGAGCAAGTTCACGCCGGCGCAGGCCACCGCGGCGATCGTTGTGTCCTACTACTGGCACTTCGTCGACATCGTCTGGATTGCGCTGTTCGCCACGATCTACTTCGTCCGATAG
- the trpD gene encoding anthranilate phosphoribosyltransferase yields MHLGPSVALPDAPGEPRRGNIGVVTDTAARPESAAPAWPTILGRLTELQPLATGEAGWAMEQIMTGVATPAQIAAFGVAMKMKRPTSAEVNELAEVMLAHAVHLPTAQTGIEAVDIVGTGGDGANTVNLSTMAAIVVAACGVPVIKHGNRAASSLSGGADTLEALGVRIDLGPDEVARCIAELGIGFCFAAKFHPSFRHSGGPRREIGVPTVFNLLGPLTNPGSPRAGLIGCAFGDLAEVMAGVFATRRSSVLVVHGDDGLDELTTTTTSTIWRVQAGTIDRLTFDPAGFGFKRAQLSELRGGDAAHNAEVARSVFAGAHGAVRDAVLLNAAGAMVAHAGLSAGADWLPSWESGLARATEAIDSGAAEQLLAKWVQLSQKLAAPN; encoded by the coding sequence ATGCATTTGGGTCCAAGTGTCGCCCTCCCAGATGCTCCGGGCGAGCCGCGACGTGGGAATATCGGGGTTGTGACTGACACCGCCGCGCGGCCGGAATCCGCCGCTCCCGCCTGGCCGACGATCCTGGGCCGCCTGACCGAACTGCAACCGCTGGCCACCGGCGAGGCCGGTTGGGCCATGGAACAGATCATGACCGGGGTGGCCACGCCCGCGCAGATCGCCGCGTTCGGGGTCGCCATGAAGATGAAGCGCCCGACCTCCGCGGAGGTCAACGAGTTGGCCGAGGTGATGCTGGCCCACGCCGTGCACCTGCCGACCGCCCAGACCGGCATCGAGGCCGTCGACATCGTCGGCACCGGCGGCGACGGCGCAAACACCGTGAACCTGTCCACGATGGCCGCGATCGTGGTCGCGGCCTGCGGCGTGCCCGTCATCAAGCACGGCAACCGCGCGGCGTCGTCGCTGTCCGGCGGCGCGGACACCCTCGAGGCGCTCGGGGTGCGCATCGATCTGGGGCCCGACGAGGTGGCCCGCTGCATCGCCGAACTCGGCATCGGCTTCTGCTTCGCGGCCAAGTTCCACCCGTCGTTCCGGCATTCCGGCGGACCGCGGCGCGAGATCGGCGTCCCGACCGTGTTCAACCTGTTGGGACCGCTGACGAATCCGGGGTCGCCGCGCGCGGGTCTGATCGGCTGCGCGTTCGGGGATCTGGCCGAGGTGATGGCCGGCGTGTTCGCCACCCGGCGCAGCAGCGTGCTGGTGGTGCACGGGGACGACGGCCTCGACGAACTCACCACGACGACGACCTCGACGATCTGGCGGGTGCAGGCCGGGACCATCGACCGGCTGACCTTCGACCCGGCCGGCTTCGGTTTCAAGCGCGCGCAACTCTCGGAGCTTCGCGGGGGCGACGCGGCGCACAACGCGGAGGTGGCGCGGTCGGTGTTCGCCGGCGCCCACGGCGCGGTGCGCGACGCCGTTCTCCTCAACGCCGCCGGCGCGATGGTGGCCCACGCCGGGCTCTCGGCGGGTGCGGACTGGTTGCCGTCCTGGGAGTCGGGCCTGGCGCGGGCCACCGAGGCGATCGACTCCGGGGCGGCCGAACAACTGCTCGCCAAGTGGGTGCAGCTCAGCCAGAAGCTCGCAGCGCCGAACTGA
- the ripC gene encoding peptidoglycan hydrolase RipC, which produces MRIDGTLWTDRIINRPLKRTAICLIAVLTVLSGAFASAVYADPQEDALAKLTELSREAEQTTEAMHAAQLDLTEKLEAQAAAEQKLAADRAAVEAARAQLSTYQAGVDKFAAATYMGGRTSGFNAILTAESPQGLIDKMAVQRVMANEMSSQMANYRSVSEQAKAAEAASVHSAAEAKTAAEQAAAVRADLQSKQSELQLKIAVVRSQYNTLTPDQRVALADPGPVPPAAAPGPEILAQGPEGIPAGDIAPPPEAAVVPAPGGGSPQGAIAVQAALTRVGSPYSWGGSGPSAFDCSGLVMWAFQQAGISLPHSSQALARGGTPVSRDQLQPGDVVNTYSDASHTSIYVGDGMVVHASTYGVPVKVVPLDGAGPFYNARRY; this is translated from the coding sequence TTGAGGATCGACGGCACGCTCTGGACCGATCGCATCATCAACCGACCCCTCAAACGGACCGCAATCTGCCTGATTGCCGTGTTGACCGTGCTGAGCGGGGCATTCGCCTCGGCGGTGTATGCGGACCCGCAAGAAGATGCCCTGGCAAAGTTGACCGAACTTTCCCGCGAGGCCGAACAGACCACCGAGGCCATGCACGCCGCGCAGCTCGACCTCACCGAGAAGCTCGAGGCCCAGGCCGCCGCCGAGCAGAAGCTGGCCGCCGACCGCGCCGCCGTCGAGGCCGCCCGGGCGCAGCTGTCGACCTATCAGGCCGGGGTCGACAAGTTCGCCGCCGCCACCTACATGGGTGGTCGGACCTCCGGCTTCAACGCCATCCTGACCGCCGAGTCGCCGCAGGGCCTGATCGACAAGATGGCCGTGCAGCGGGTGATGGCCAACGAGATGTCCTCGCAGATGGCCAACTACCGCAGCGTCAGCGAGCAGGCCAAGGCCGCCGAGGCCGCCTCCGTGCACTCCGCCGCCGAGGCGAAGACCGCCGCGGAGCAGGCCGCCGCCGTGCGCGCCGATCTGCAGTCCAAGCAGAGCGAGCTGCAACTCAAGATCGCCGTGGTCCGCTCGCAGTACAACACCCTGACCCCGGATCAGCGGGTCGCGCTGGCGGACCCGGGCCCCGTCCCGCCGGCCGCCGCGCCCGGTCCGGAGATCCTGGCGCAGGGTCCGGAAGGCATCCCGGCCGGCGATATCGCGCCGCCGCCGGAGGCCGCCGTGGTGCCCGCGCCGGGTGGCGGATCGCCGCAGGGCGCCATCGCCGTCCAGGCCGCGCTGACCCGGGTCGGATCGCCGTACTCCTGGGGCGGTTCGGGCCCGAGTGCCTTCGACTGCTCGGGACTGGTGATGTGGGCGTTCCAGCAGGCCGGCATCTCGCTGCCGCATTCCAGCCAGGCGCTGGCCCGCGGTGGCACCCCGGTGTCGCGGGACCAACTGCAGCCCGGCGACGTGGTGAACACCTACTCGGACGCCTCGCACACCAGCATCTACGTCGGCGACGGCATGGTGGTGCACGCCTCTACCTACGGTGTGCCGGTCAAGGTGGTGCCGTTGGACGGCGCCGGACCGTTCTACAACGCGCGCCGTTACTGA
- a CDS encoding basic secretory protein-like protein: MIAIAVVAAAAVLLRPDASAPSSAPPSAAPAELIVGDGRTVTLLSLGGDDTDALLDRVAAELGEATARVEDFWGTDWNREITVVATDSPTQFAAAAPGAPAGMAAVAVADDVDLDRRVATGQRIVLGPDAHRMSDAALRIVLAHELFHYAARTDTAADAPRWLTEGVADYVARPAPSATTPSPVPSALPADADFDRPEPELSRAYDRAWMFARFLADRHGPAALRELYRRAAGPDRVPAEDALREITGAEPAALLQQWRQWSAGPR; encoded by the coding sequence CTGATCGCCATCGCGGTGGTCGCCGCGGCCGCGGTGCTGCTGCGGCCCGACGCGTCCGCACCGTCGAGTGCGCCGCCGAGCGCCGCGCCCGCGGAACTGATCGTCGGGGACGGCCGCACCGTCACCCTGCTCAGCCTCGGCGGCGACGACACCGATGCGCTGCTCGACCGGGTGGCCGCCGAACTCGGCGAGGCCACCGCGCGCGTCGAGGACTTCTGGGGCACCGACTGGAACCGTGAGATCACCGTGGTGGCCACCGATTCGCCGACGCAGTTCGCCGCGGCCGCGCCCGGCGCCCCCGCCGGGATGGCCGCGGTCGCGGTCGCCGACGACGTCGACCTCGATCGGCGGGTGGCCACCGGCCAACGCATCGTGCTGGGCCCCGATGCCCACCGGATGAGCGATGCCGCGTTGCGCATCGTGCTGGCCCACGAGCTGTTTCACTACGCCGCGCGCACCGACACCGCCGCCGACGCGCCGCGCTGGCTCACCGAGGGCGTCGCCGACTACGTCGCCCGCCCCGCGCCGTCGGCCACGACCCCGTCCCCGGTCCCGTCGGCGCTGCCCGCCGACGCCGATTTCGACCGTCCGGAGCCCGAACTGTCGCGGGCCTACGACCGCGCCTGGATGTTCGCCCGGTTCCTGGCCGACCGGCACGGCCCGGCGGCGCTGCGCGAGCTCTACCGGCGCGCGGCCGGACCCGACCGCGTCCCCGCCGAGGACGCGCTGCGCGAGATCACCGGCGCCGAACCCGCCGCGCTCCTGCAGCAGTGGCGGCAGTGGTCGGCCGGGCCGCGCTAG
- a CDS encoding glycosyltransferase family 4 protein, producing MSRILLVTNDFPPRRGGIQSYLEELVGRLATSGDHDLTVYAPKWKGAEAYDDAADAAGYRVVRHPTTLMLPEPSVESRMRGLIERHDIETVWFGAAAPLALLAGRARRAGATRVLASTHGHEVGWSMLPVARSALRRIGDGADIITYVSRYTRGRFASAFGSHAAMEHVPPGVDTERFRPDPAARAELRRRYGLGERPTVVCVSRLVPRKGQDMLIRALPRIRQRVDGAALVIVGGGPYLPTLRKLAAEHDVTDHVVFTAGVPAEELAAHHAVGDVFAMPCRTRGAGLDVEGLGIVFLEASASGVPVVAGNSGGAPETVRDGETGTVVDGRRVDEIATAVGALLADPARAAEMGAAGRDWVLANWRWDVLAGRLSGLLAG from the coding sequence ATGAGTCGAATCCTGCTGGTGACCAATGACTTTCCACCCCGTCGCGGCGGCATCCAGTCGTACCTGGAGGAACTGGTGGGTCGGCTCGCGACCTCGGGTGACCACGACCTCACGGTGTACGCGCCGAAATGGAAGGGCGCCGAGGCGTACGACGACGCCGCCGACGCCGCCGGTTACCGGGTGGTGCGCCACCCCACCACGCTGATGCTGCCCGAGCCCTCGGTCGAGTCCCGGATGCGGGGGCTGATCGAACGCCACGACATCGAGACCGTCTGGTTCGGTGCCGCCGCGCCGCTGGCGCTGCTGGCCGGCCGGGCCCGCCGGGCCGGGGCCACCCGGGTACTGGCCAGCACGCACGGCCACGAGGTGGGGTGGTCGATGCTGCCGGTGGCGCGCTCGGCGCTGCGACGCATCGGCGACGGCGCCGACATCATCACCTACGTCAGCCGCTACACCCGGGGCCGCTTCGCCTCGGCGTTCGGGTCGCACGCCGCGATGGAGCACGTCCCGCCCGGGGTGGACACCGAGCGGTTCCGGCCGGACCCGGCCGCGCGCGCCGAATTACGCCGCCGGTACGGGCTGGGGGAGCGCCCGACCGTCGTCTGCGTGTCGCGGTTGGTCCCGCGCAAGGGCCAGGACATGCTGATCCGCGCGCTGCCGCGGATCCGGCAACGCGTCGACGGCGCCGCGCTGGTGATCGTCGGCGGCGGGCCCTACCTGCCGACCCTGCGCAAGCTGGCCGCCGAGCACGACGTCACCGACCACGTGGTGTTCACCGCCGGGGTGCCCGCCGAGGAACTCGCCGCCCACCACGCCGTCGGCGACGTGTTCGCCATGCCGTGCCGCACCCGCGGGGCCGGCCTCGACGTCGAGGGCCTGGGCATCGTGTTCCTCGAGGCTTCGGCCAGCGGCGTGCCCGTGGTCGCCGGGAACTCCGGCGGCGCCCCGGAAACCGTGCGCGACGGCGAGACCGGGACCGTGGTCGACGGGCGCCGCGTCGACGAGATCGCCACGGCGGTCGGTGCCCTGCTGGCCGACCCGGCCCGCGCGGCCGAGATGGGCGCGGCCGGGCGGGACTGGGTGCTGGCGAACTGGCGCTGGGACGTGCTGGCCGGCCGGCTCAGCGGGTTGCTGGCCGGCTGA
- a CDS encoding AMP-dependent synthetase/ligase — protein sequence MRELSVPASFEVGEHDTVVNAVFEHERDDPNFPIYERLVDGQWRPVTAAEAAALVRSAAQGLLAEGVQPGDRVAILSATRFEWAILDFAILAIGALTVPIYETSSAEQVQWVLSDSGAVAVFAETDEHAALVNQLFDDLPELRKVYRIESDGASAFEELAAAGAAVDPAEVTKRVEGLRSADPATLIYTSGTTGRPKGCVLTHSNLVYEIQGSKAAMPTLLSERERLLVFLPLAHVLARALTIGAFNFKVTVGFTSDIKNLVALFGVFKPTIVVSVPRVFEKVYNTAAQNAADGGKGKIFEMAVQTAVEYSEAQDAGGPGLLLKLKHAVFDRLVYHKLRAALGGDCRAAISGGAPLGARLCHFYRGVGLTIYEGYGLTETSAAIAVNQVGDMKVGTVGKLLPGNSFRLGEDSELLVRGGVVFQGYWKNDEATNDAVRDGWFHTGDLGEVDADGFIKIVGRKKEIIVTAGGKNVAPAVLEDELRAHPLISQAMAVGDAQPFIGALITIDPEAFEGWKQRHGKQAEATVADLAGDPDLRAEVEQAIKVANGHVSHAESIRKFRILPVDFTEDTGELTPTMKVKRKVIAEKFAEEIEAIYRKD from the coding sequence TTGCGTGAGTTAAGTGTTCCCGCATCCTTTGAAGTCGGCGAGCACGACACCGTCGTCAACGCCGTCTTCGAACACGAACGCGACGATCCCAACTTCCCGATCTATGAGCGCCTGGTGGACGGCCAGTGGCGCCCCGTCACCGCCGCCGAGGCCGCCGCGCTGGTCCGGTCCGCGGCCCAGGGTCTGCTCGCCGAGGGCGTGCAGCCCGGCGACCGGGTGGCGATCCTGTCGGCGACCCGCTTCGAGTGGGCCATCCTGGACTTCGCGATCCTGGCCATCGGCGCCCTGACGGTCCCGATCTACGAGACGTCGTCGGCCGAACAGGTCCAGTGGGTGCTGTCGGACTCCGGGGCGGTCGCGGTGTTCGCCGAGACCGACGAACATGCCGCGCTGGTCAACCAGCTCTTCGACGACCTGCCGGAGCTGCGCAAGGTGTACCGGATCGAGTCCGACGGGGCGAGCGCGTTCGAGGAACTCGCCGCGGCCGGCGCCGCCGTCGACCCCGCCGAGGTCACCAAGCGGGTCGAGGGCCTGCGCTCGGCGGATCCGGCCACGCTGATCTACACCTCGGGCACCACCGGGCGCCCCAAGGGCTGCGTGCTGACCCATTCGAATCTGGTCTACGAGATCCAGGGCTCCAAGGCCGCCATGCCGACGCTGCTCAGCGAGCGCGAGCGCCTGTTGGTGTTCCTGCCGCTGGCGCACGTGTTGGCCCGGGCGCTGACCATCGGCGCGTTCAACTTCAAGGTGACGGTCGGGTTCACCAGCGACATCAAGAACCTCGTGGCGCTGTTCGGCGTGTTCAAGCCGACCATCGTGGTCTCGGTGCCGCGGGTCTTCGAGAAGGTCTACAACACCGCCGCGCAGAACGCCGCCGACGGCGGCAAGGGCAAGATCTTCGAGATGGCGGTGCAGACCGCGGTCGAGTACAGCGAGGCCCAGGACGCCGGCGGCCCGGGTCTGCTGCTCAAGCTCAAGCACGCGGTGTTCGACCGGCTGGTCTACCACAAGCTGCGGGCCGCGCTCGGCGGCGATTGCCGCGCGGCCATCTCGGGCGGTGCGCCGCTGGGGGCGCGGCTGTGCCACTTCTACCGCGGCGTCGGCCTGACCATCTACGAGGGTTACGGACTGACCGAGACCAGCGCGGCCATCGCCGTCAACCAGGTCGGCGACATGAAGGTCGGGACCGTCGGAAAATTGTTGCCGGGCAACAGCTTTCGACTCGGTGAGGACAGCGAGCTGCTGGTCCGCGGCGGCGTGGTGTTCCAGGGTTACTGGAAGAACGACGAGGCCACCAACGACGCCGTGCGCGACGGCTGGTTCCACACCGGCGATCTCGGCGAGGTCGACGCCGACGGTTTCATCAAGATCGTGGGCCGCAAGAAGGAGATCATCGTCACCGCCGGCGGCAAGAACGTCGCCCCCGCGGTCCTCGAGGACGAACTGCGCGCGCACCCGCTGATCAGCCAGGCGATGGCGGTCGGCGATGCCCAGCCGTTCATCGGCGCGTTGATCACCATCGACCCCGAGGCCTTCGAGGGCTGGAAGCAGCGGCACGGCAAGCAGGCCGAGGCCACCGTCGCCGACCTGGCAGGCGACCCCGATTTGAGGGCCGAGGTGGAGCAGGCGATCAAGGTGGCCAACGGGCACGTCTCGCACGCCGAGAGCATCCGCAAGTTCCGCATCCTGCCGGTCGACTTCACCGAGGACACCGGCGAACTCACGCCGACCATGAAGGTCAAGCGCAAGGTCATCGCGGAGAAGTTCGCCGAGGAGATCGAGGCGATCTACCGCAAGGACTGA
- a CDS encoding polyketide cyclase / dehydrase and lipid transport, which yields MPMNSIQVADETFIAADPGLVGEAVADPARWRQWWPDLHLQVVEERGDKGIRWTVAGPLTGTMEIWLEPMLDGVLLHYFLHAEPAGVSAHALAKLNLAKLVHRRRVAGKNMSFQIKAELEADRPVGVAPQAR from the coding sequence ATGCCCATGAACAGCATCCAGGTGGCCGACGAGACGTTCATCGCCGCCGATCCGGGGTTGGTCGGAGAGGCCGTCGCGGATCCCGCCCGGTGGCGGCAGTGGTGGCCGGACCTGCACCTGCAGGTGGTCGAGGAACGCGGGGACAAGGGCATCCGCTGGACCGTCGCCGGCCCGCTGACCGGCACCATGGAGATCTGGCTGGAACCCATGCTCGACGGCGTGTTGCTGCACTACTTCCTGCACGCCGAACCGGCCGGGGTCTCCGCGCACGCGCTCGCCAAGCTGAACCTGGCCAAGCTGGTGCACCGGCGCCGGGTCGCCGGCAAGAACATGTCCTTCCAGATCAAGGCCGAACTCGAGGCCGATCGCCCGGTGGGGGTGGCCCCGCAAGCCCGATAG
- a CDS encoding SRPBCC family protein has translation MADKTTQTIYIEADPGTVMDVIADIGSYPEWVKEYKETEVLETESSGLPKTARLVLDAAVLRDTMVLSYEWPADRKSVRWSLVSSSLLKALDGAYRLTPKGSGTEVTYELSVDLLIPMIGLLKRKAERRLTDTALKDLKKRVEG, from the coding sequence TTGGCGGACAAGACCACGCAGACCATCTACATCGAGGCCGATCCCGGCACGGTCATGGATGTCATCGCCGACATCGGCTCCTACCCCGAGTGGGTCAAGGAGTACAAGGAGACCGAGGTGCTCGAGACCGAGAGCTCGGGGCTGCCCAAGACCGCGCGCCTGGTGCTGGACGCCGCGGTCCTGCGCGACACGATGGTGCTGTCCTACGAATGGCCGGCCGACCGCAAGTCGGTGCGCTGGTCGCTGGTGTCCAGCTCGCTGCTGAAGGCGCTCGACGGCGCGTATCGGTTGACGCCCAAGGGGTCTGGCACCGAGGTCACCTACGAACTGTCCGTGGACCTGCTGATCCCGATGATCGGACTGCTCAAGCGCAAGGCCGAGCGCAGGTTGACCGACACCGCGCTGAAGGATCTGAAGAAAAGAGTCGAGGGCTGA
- a CDS encoding ArsA family ATPase, producing the protein MSAEHTRISLFVGKGGVGKSTLACATAVRDAQSGQRVLVVSTDQAHSLGDVLGVAVPPTGGREPVRVLTDDADAGGGLLDALALDTLALLESRWREIARPLGEQFPESDLGDVAPEELSALPGVQEVLGLHEVGELAASAGWDHIVVDCASTADALRMLTLPSTFGLYVERAWPRHRRLSMADSGATAVVVELLERITAGVEQLSELLTDGSAVGAHLVLTPERVVAAEAARTLGSLALMGVRVAELIVNQVLAQDDSYEYQNLPEHPAFDWYAERIAEQRAVLDELSGTIGDVELVLVPHLPGEPIGPKALGHLLDSVRRRDGAAPPGPLRPVVDLESGVGLEAVYRMQLELPHVDSGTLTLGRVDDDLIIGVGGMRRRVRLASVLRRCIVIGAQLKGTELTVRFRPNPEVWPR; encoded by the coding sequence GTGTCGGCCGAGCACACCCGGATCAGTCTCTTCGTCGGCAAGGGTGGGGTCGGCAAGTCGACGCTGGCGTGCGCCACCGCGGTGCGCGACGCGCAGTCCGGGCAGCGGGTCCTGGTGGTGTCCACCGATCAGGCGCATTCGCTGGGCGATGTGCTGGGCGTGGCGGTGCCGCCCACCGGCGGCCGGGAACCGGTGCGGGTGCTGACCGACGACGCCGACGCCGGCGGTGGGCTGTTGGACGCGCTGGCGTTGGACACCCTGGCGCTGTTGGAGTCCCGGTGGCGGGAGATCGCCCGTCCGCTCGGCGAGCAGTTCCCCGAATCCGATCTGGGTGACGTTGCCCCCGAGGAACTTTCGGCGCTGCCCGGCGTCCAGGAGGTGCTGGGCCTGCACGAGGTGGGCGAGTTGGCGGCCTCGGCGGGCTGGGACCACATCGTGGTCGACTGCGCGTCGACGGCCGACGCGCTGCGGATGCTCACCCTGCCCTCGACGTTCGGGCTCTACGTGGAACGCGCCTGGCCGCGGCACCGCCGGCTGTCCATGGCCGACAGCGGCGCCACCGCGGTGGTCGTCGAGCTGCTCGAGCGCATCACCGCCGGGGTCGAGCAGCTCTCGGAGTTGCTGACCGACGGCTCGGCCGTCGGTGCGCACCTGGTGCTCACCCCGGAGCGGGTGGTGGCCGCCGAGGCGGCCCGCACCCTGGGCTCACTGGCGCTGATGGGGGTGCGGGTGGCCGAGCTGATCGTCAATCAGGTTCTGGCCCAAGATGATTCGTACGAGTATCAGAACCTGCCCGAGCATCCGGCGTTCGACTGGTACGCCGAGCGCATCGCCGAGCAGCGGGCGGTCCTCGACGAGCTGTCGGGCACCATCGGCGACGTCGAATTGGTGCTGGTGCCGCATCTGCCCGGTGAGCCGATCGGGCCCAAGGCCCTTGGGCACCTGCTCGACAGCGTGCGCCGGCGCGACGGCGCGGCCCCGCCCGGACCGCTGCGTCCCGTCGTGGACCTGGAGTCCGGCGTCGGTCTCGAAGCGGTGTACCGGATGCAGCTAGAGTTGCCGCACGTGGACTCGGGCACGCTCACGCTGGGCCGGGTCGACGACGATCTGATCATCGGGGTGGGGGGCATGCGGCGTCGAGTGCGGCTGGCGTCGGTGCTGCGGCGCTGCATCGTGATCGGGGCCCAACTCAAGGGCACCGAATTGACCGTCCGTTTCCGACCCAACCCGGAGGTGTGGCCACGATGA
- a CDS encoding lysophospholipid acyltransferase family protein, whose product MWYWIFKYILLGPLLALLGRPKVEGLEHVPADGPAILASNHLAVMDSFYLPLVVRRRITFLAKQEYFTGTGLKGRLLAWFYTVVGQVPIDRTNADSAQDALNTAARILGQGKLLGMYPEGTRSPDGRLYKGKTGLARLALETGVPVIPVAMIGTDVVNPPGTKGLRFGRVTVRFGEPMDFSRFDGMAGNRFIERAVIDEVIYELMGLSGQEYVDIYAATLKEGAAPAQNGQPPARLPQSAAG is encoded by the coding sequence ATGTGGTATTGGATTTTCAAGTACATCCTGCTGGGACCCTTGCTGGCCTTGCTCGGTCGACCCAAAGTCGAAGGACTCGAACACGTTCCGGCCGACGGTCCGGCGATTCTGGCCAGTAACCACCTGGCCGTGATGGACAGCTTCTATTTGCCGCTGGTGGTACGGCGGCGGATCACCTTCCTGGCCAAGCAGGAGTACTTCACCGGCACCGGCCTCAAGGGCCGCCTCCTGGCGTGGTTCTACACCGTGGTGGGGCAGGTCCCCATCGACCGCACCAACGCCGACTCCGCGCAGGACGCCCTGAATACCGCCGCGCGCATCCTCGGCCAGGGCAAGCTGCTGGGCATGTACCCGGAGGGCACCCGCTCCCCGGACGGCCGGCTTTACAAGGGCAAGACCGGCCTGGCCCGGCTGGCGCTGGAGACCGGCGTACCCGTCATTCCCGTCGCGATGATCGGCACCGACGTCGTCAACCCGCCGGGAACCAAGGGCCTGCGGTTCGGCCGGGTCACGGTGCGGTTCGGCGAGCCGATGGACTTCTCCCGGTTCGACGGCATGGCCGGCAACCGCTTCATCGAACGCGCCGTCATCGACGAGGTGATCTACGAGCTGATGGGGCTGTCCGGTCAGGAATACGTCGACATCTACGCCGCCACCCTCAAAGAGGGTGCAGCGCCTGCTCAGAACGGTCAGCCGCCGGCGCGTCTGCCGCAGTCCGCGGCCGGCTGA